The DNA region TTACTCCATTTTTTTGAAGAGGAGGAGATTGATACTTCATGAACGAATATGTAATTATGGTAGGCTTCAATCCGGTTTGTACGAAATATCGTACCAATCCGGCCTATACGTGTGAGACGCAGCAATCTTTGTACGAATGATCGAGCAGCACAATTGGGCGCCCTCGGCTCGACGAGAAATCATAGCATCCATACTTAGATGTTGAACAGGAGTGAGAAGATCATGGACTTGAGATATCCAATCGGCACATTTGCTTGGGAAGGAACCGCTGCTGCAGAGAAACGGAAGGATTGGATACGCGATATCGAGAAGCTGCCTTCGTTGCTCTCGGCCGCCGTACATGGTTTAAGCGATGATCAGCTCGACCTTCCATATCGCGAAGGGGGCTGGTCCATCAGGCAGGTGGTGCACCATCTCGCGGATAGCCATATGAATAGTTACATCCGGTTTAAGCTGGCGCTGACGGAGGACAATCCGACGATTAAGCCTTACGACGAGCAGAAGTGGGCGATGATGCAGGACTCGACCATCGTTAATGTTAAAGTATCCCTATCTCTAATCGAAAGTTTGCATGCCCGGTGGGCGGCTGTATTAAACGCCATGGATCCGACCGATTTCGCTCGAACCTTCTACCATCCCGAATCCCAAAAAACCATGAGCTTGGATTATGCAACCGGTATGTATGCGTGGCACGGGAAGCATCATACGGCTCACATTACATCCCTGCGCGAACGATTAGCCATATAAGGAAATTACCGGATGGCTCCGTCTGAGACGGAGCTTTTTTTCATTCGTTCATGTCGTGATATCTAACTTGCTTGTCGTAATATTACACTGTAAATCCGGATATTCCTGTGATAGATTTAGTGCATGATGTCTTAATATTTAATACTGGGGTGACGATCATGATCAGAATCGGGAAAATCAGTTATTGGCATGTTCACGCGTGGGACTATACGAAACAAGCCCAGGAGCATCCGGGCACGGAAATTGCTGCGGTATGGGACGAAAATCCGGAGCGCGGCCGCAAAGCGGCAGACCAGCAGGGCGTACCGTTCTATGATTCATTGGATGAAATGCTGGCACGCGAAGATATCGATGGCGTTATTGTGGATGCGCCGACATCGATGCACCGTGACGTGATGGTGAAGGCGGCAAAGGCCGGCAAGCATATTTTTACGGAAAAGGTGATTGCGTCTACGCTTCACGAGGTGAATGAAATTCTAGAGGCTGTGAAGCAG from Paenibacillus ihbetae includes:
- a CDS encoding YfiT family bacillithiol transferase, yielding MMDLRYPIGTFAWEGTAAAEKRKDWIRDIEKLPSLLSAAVHGLSDDQLDLPYREGGWSIRQVVHHLADSHMNSYIRFKLALTEDNPTIKPYDEQKWAMMQDSTIVNVKVSLSLIESLHARWAAVLNAMDPTDFARTFYHPESQKTMSLDYATGMYAWHGKHHTAHITSLRERLAI